The genomic interval CGACGCAGGCGCCAAGAAGGTTGTTCAGAGTGCACCTTCCAAAGATGGCACCCCGATGTTCGTATACGGCGTTAACCATGAGACCTATGCCGGTCAGGCTATCGTATCCGCTGCTTCCTGTACTACTAACTGTCTGGCGCCTGTTGCCAAGGTTCTGAATGACAAGTGGGGCATTAAGCGTGGTCTGATGACTACCGTTCACGCAGCAACCGCTACCCAGAAGACCGTTGATGGTCCTTCCCTGAAGGATTGGCGTGGTGGCCGCGGTATCCTGGAGAACATCATTCCTTCTTCAACCGGTGCCGCCAAGGCTGTGGGTGTTGTACTGCCTGAGCTGAACGGTAAACTGACCGGTATGGCTTTCCGCGTACCGACTTCAGACGTGTCTGTTGTTGACCTGACCATTGAGCTGAACAACGAAGCTGACTACAGCGATATCTGTGCTGCTATGAAAGAGGCTTCTGAAGGTTCTATGGCCGGTGTGCTGGGTTACACCGAAGAGAAGGTAGTCTCCACTGATTTCCGTGGCGACCCTGCACCTTCCACCTTTGATGCCGGTGCCGGCATCGCCCTGGACGGTACTTTCGTCAAGGTGGTTACCTGGTATGACAACGAGTACGGCTACACCTGCAACATGCTGCGCCTGGTTCAGCACGTTGCCGCTAACTGATAGGTTTTTATAACCTGCTGTAGGTTTGCAGGGTGGGTGGCTACTCGCCCGCCCTGCTTCCCCTCCGATCATTATGAAATGATCATGAGAGGCATTAGCTGAAAATGACAGTTTTTATCTAATTCTTTTCAAATCCAGAACATTTGCTTACCTAGGGAGTCTCTCTATGTCCTTCATCAAGCTTACCGATCTCGACCTCGCCGGAAAACGTGTACTGATTCGCGCTGATCTCAATGTACCTGTAAAAGACGGCAGGGTAACCTCCGATGCCCGTATCACAGCATCCATGCCTACCATTGAGCACTGTGTGAAAGCCGGCGCCAAAGTACAGGTGATGTCACATCGTGGTCGCCCGGAAGAGGGTGTTGCGGATGAGGCCAACTCCATGCAGCCGATAGCCGACGATATGTCCGCTAAATTGGGTGTCACCGTACGCCTGATAGGTGACTACCTGGAGAGTGCCCCCGAGGTTGCTGACGGTGAAGCCGTGCTGTTTGAGAACGTACGTTTCAATGCCGGTGAGAAGAAGGATAATGAAGAGCTGGCTAAAAAGTACGCTGCACTCTGCGACATTTTCGTAATGGATGCCTTCGGTACCGCACACCGTGCTCAGGCTTCCACCCATGGTGCCGGTAAGTTTGCCCCCACCGCTTGTGCCGGCCTGTTGCTGGCCAGCGAACTGGATAATTTGGCCAAGGCCCTGGCCAACCCGGCCCGTCCCATGGTGGCCATTGTTGGCGGCTCTAAAGTCTCCACCAAGTTGACCGTACTTGAGGCGCTCTCCGAGAAGGTGGATCAACTGGTGGTTGGTGGTGGCATTGCCAACACCTTCCTCAAGGCCATGGGCAACAACGTAGGCAAGTCTCTATGTGAAGATGACCTGGTGGATACCGCCAAGGCGTTGGTAGAAAAGATGAAAGAGCGTGGTGCGAACATCCCTATCGCTAGCGATGTGGTTTGCGGCAAGGAGTTTGCCGAAGACGCCGAGGCGACTCTGAAAGCCGCCGGCGATGTGGTCGACGACGACATGATCTTCGATATCGGTCCTGATTCTGCACAGGAGCTGGCCGAGATTATCGCCAATGCGGGCACAGTGGTCTGGAACGGCCCGGTCGGTGTATTCGAGTTTGATCAGTTTGGTGCAGGCACCAAGACCGTCTCCATGGCGATCGCTGATTCCGACTGCTTCTCCCTGGCGGGAGGAGGCGACACCATCGCTGCCATCCAGAAGTATGACATCTACGACAAGGTGACCTACATCTCTACCGCCGGTGGTGCATTCCTGGAGTACCTGGAAGGCAAAACACTACCCGCAGTGGCCATGCTGGAAGCGCGTGCTGCTGAATAAATATCGCAGAGTTCTATGGCCTGGCGGGACCAGGCCGGGAGCTCGGAGACTATATGCTTAGAAGAACCAAAATATTAGCGACCCTGGGGCCGGCGACCGATGACCCCAAGGTACTTGATGCGCTGATTGGCGCAGGTGTTGATGTAGTACGACTTAACCTCTCCCATGGAAGTCATGCCGACCATAACAGGCGTGCGGAGGTTGTACGTAACCGGGCGGAAGCAATTGGACGTCAGGTAGGTATTCTGGTTGATTTGCAGGGCCCCAAAATTCGAGTTGGTCGTTTTAAAAATGGTCCCATCCAGTTGGCTGAAGGTGATAATTTTGTCCTCGATGCCGCTTGTGGTTTGGGCGACGGTGACCAACAGCGTGTCGGCTTAACTTTTCCCGAGCTGGTCGATGATGTGAGCAGCGGCGACATTCTGGTGTTGGCGGATGGTGCTATCGAGCTCTTTGTCAACGTCGTTGACGGTGACGAGGTACGCTGTAAGGTGGTGGTCGGTGGACCGCTTTCAGATAGCAAGGGCATCAATAAAAAGGGTGGTGGTCTCTCTGCACCTGCGCTTACAGACAAAGATAGGGCGGATATTATTTTTGCTGCAGGAATCGAGGCCGATTACCTTGCGGTCTCATTCGTACAGAGTGCAGATGATGTATTTGAGGCTCGCCGCCTGCTGCATGAGGCTGGGGGCAGGGCGGGTATCGTATCCAAGATCGAACGGGCTGAAGCCCTGGATGTGATCGATGAGATCATTGAGGCATCTGAGGTTATTATGGTTGCCCGTGGCGACCTCGGTGTTGAGATCGGCGATGCCGAGTTGCCGGCGGTACAGAAACGGTTGATCAAGCGTGCCCGTTCAATGAATAAAGTGGTGATTACCGCGACCCAGATGATGGAGTCAATGATCGAGCACCCGATGCCCACTCGTGCCGAGGTGTTTGATGTTGCCAATGCGGTGCTTGACGGTACCGATGCAGTGATGCTTTCGGCTGAGACTGCTGCCGGCAAATATCCGGTAAAAGCCGTTGCCTCGATGAGACGTGTCTGCCTGGAGGCGGAAAAGCAGAGCAAGGTGACCCAGTCTCACCATCGGCTCAATTCCGTTTTCGGCCGTGTCGATGAGTCGATTGCGATGGCCTCAATGTACACGGCGAATCACCTCGGAGTGGCGGCTATTGCCGCTCTGACTGAGTCCGGTTCAACACCGCAATGGATGTCGCGTATAAGCTCGAGCATACCGATTTTTGCACTTACGGAACACGTAGCAACCCGCCGCAAGGTGACTCTGCTGCGAGGCGTTTATCCGATAAGGTTCCACTTTGAGGAGGACGATGCCTTTGGTTGCGATAGCCAAAAGGCGAATGAAGTTATCATAGATGACCTGTTACGCCGCGGTCTGGTGTGCAAGGGTGACCTGATGATCATCACCAAAGGTGATCTCAATGGTGTCGAGGGTGGCACCAATGTAATGAAGATTCTGCGTGTCGGTGAGCATAGTCTACCGGAACCGAACACTGAGTAAATTACAGGCGGGTGCTGATAGCAGTATCCCACCACAAATTATCTGAAATTAAAGAGAAAAGGAGAATACCATGGCCCTTATTTCCCTACGTCAGCTTCTCGATCATGCTGCAGAGCATGGTTATGGTCTGCCCGCCTTTAACGTTAACAACATGGAGCAGGTTCAGGCCATCATGAAGGCGGCCGACGCAGTCAACAGCCCGGTAATTCTGCAGGGCTCAGCGGGTGCACGCTCCTATGCGGGTGAACCGTTCCTGCGTCACCTGATCGAGGCCGCGATTGAGAGCTATCCTCATATCCCGGTCTGCATGCACCAGGATCATGGTGCTTCACCTGCGATCTGCCTACGCTCTATCCAGTCCGGTTTCAGCTCTGTCATGATGGACGGTTCTCTGGAGGCTGATGGCAAGACTCCTTCCTCCTTCGAGTACAATGTCGACGTGACCCGTACCGTTGTTGATATGGCACATGCCGGCGGTGTATCCGTTGAGGGCGAG from Candidatus Sedimenticola sp. (ex Thyasira tokunagai) carries:
- the gap gene encoding type I glyceraldehyde-3-phosphate dehydrogenase, translating into MTTKVGINGFGRIGRMAFRAIAKDFSDIEVVAINDLLDADYLAYMLKYDSVHGRFDGDVAVEGGNLLVNGKTIRLTAERDPADLKWSEVDAELIIDCTGFFLTEESCQKHIDAGAKKVVQSAPSKDGTPMFVYGVNHETYAGQAIVSAASCTTNCLAPVAKVLNDKWGIKRGLMTTVHAATATQKTVDGPSLKDWRGGRGILENIIPSSTGAAKAVGVVLPELNGKLTGMAFRVPTSDVSVVDLTIELNNEADYSDICAAMKEASEGSMAGVLGYTEEKVVSTDFRGDPAPSTFDAGAGIALDGTFVKVVTWYDNEYGYTCNMLRLVQHVAAN
- the pyk gene encoding pyruvate kinase, with the translated sequence MLRRTKILATLGPATDDPKVLDALIGAGVDVVRLNLSHGSHADHNRRAEVVRNRAEAIGRQVGILVDLQGPKIRVGRFKNGPIQLAEGDNFVLDAACGLGDGDQQRVGLTFPELVDDVSSGDILVLADGAIELFVNVVDGDEVRCKVVVGGPLSDSKGINKKGGGLSAPALTDKDRADIIFAAGIEADYLAVSFVQSADDVFEARRLLHEAGGRAGIVSKIERAEALDVIDEIIEASEVIMVARGDLGVEIGDAELPAVQKRLIKRARSMNKVVITATQMMESMIEHPMPTRAEVFDVANAVLDGTDAVMLSAETAAGKYPVKAVASMRRVCLEAEKQSKVTQSHHRLNSVFGRVDESIAMASMYTANHLGVAAIAALTESGSTPQWMSRISSSIPIFALTEHVATRRKVTLLRGVYPIRFHFEEDDAFGCDSQKANEVIIDDLLRRGLVCKGDLMIITKGDLNGVEGGTNVMKILRVGEHSLPEPNTE
- a CDS encoding phosphoglycerate kinase, coding for MSFIKLTDLDLAGKRVLIRADLNVPVKDGRVTSDARITASMPTIEHCVKAGAKVQVMSHRGRPEEGVADEANSMQPIADDMSAKLGVTVRLIGDYLESAPEVADGEAVLFENVRFNAGEKKDNEELAKKYAALCDIFVMDAFGTAHRAQASTHGAGKFAPTACAGLLLASELDNLAKALANPARPMVAIVGGSKVSTKLTVLEALSEKVDQLVVGGGIANTFLKAMGNNVGKSLCEDDLVDTAKALVEKMKERGANIPIASDVVCGKEFAEDAEATLKAAGDVVDDDMIFDIGPDSAQELAEIIANAGTVVWNGPVGVFEFDQFGAGTKTVSMAIADSDCFSLAGGGDTIAAIQKYDIYDKVTYISTAGGAFLEYLEGKTLPAVAMLEARAAE